In Paenacidovorax monticola, the genomic window TGGCTCCAGTGCACGCCGGCATGGCCTTGCAGGCTCTCCCGCCGGCCCACATGCAGGCAGCGCAGCCCCAAGGGCGTGCCGTGCGCTACCAGCTCGGAGGGCGGCACATCGAACATGCGCCGGCCCGCCGGAACGGGGCCGTGGCGCAGCGTGAGCGAGAGCACGCCGCCCGGTGCCAGCAGCCCTGCGAGCACGGGCAGGGCTGCCGCCCGCCCGGCAGGCTCCAGGTGCATCCACACGGCCGTGAGCAGAACCAGGTCGAAGCGCTGGCCCAGGCCCTGCACGGCAGCCAGGGCGGGCAGGTGGTCGTCCAGCCAGACGACGCCGGCGTCTGCATGCCGGCGCATCGCCTCCGCGCGCAGTTCGGGCGTGGGCTCCACGGCCAGCACCTCATGGCCACGGCGTGCCAGGGCCGCGGCGTCGCGGCCCGAGCCCGCACCCACGTCGAGCACGCGGCCGGGTGGCGCGGGGTACAGGTGCAGCACCTGGGCATGCACGTCCTCGAAGCGCAGGCGCTCGTATTGCTCGGCCAGTGGCGCCGCATGGGCGCCATAGCCTGCGGTGCCCGCCACGGGGGGCGGTAAGGGAAGGGGTTCGGCCATGGCCCGCGAGCGTAGCAGCCCCTGGCCCGCTGGCGCCCCTGGGGAAAGGGAGGAGGGGGAACCGTTTTTTACAGCGGGGCTATCCAAGCGGCGCCGGGGCACGTAAGCTGGGGCCCCCGCAAGGAACAGGACCGCCCCATGCCACCGTCCAGCCACAGCGAGATCGCGCAGGGCCTGCGCCAAAGGCCCGCGCACATTTCACCCAAGTACTTCTACGACCCGCGCGGGTCCAGGCTCTTCGAGCAGATCACGCGCCTGCCGGAGTACTACCTCACGCGGACCGAGCAGGCCCTGATGCAGCAGCATGCGGACGACATCGCGCGCGTGCTGGGGCCGGGCCGCACGCTCATCGAGCTGGGCGCGGGCAACTGCGCCAAGGCCCGTGCGCTGTGCCGCGTGGTGCGGCCGGCGCGCTTCGTGGGGGTGGACATCTCGTCCGAGTTCCTGCACGAGTCGGTGCAATGCCTGCACGAGGAGTTTCCGGAACTGGACGCACGCGCCATTGGCGGCGACCTGACGCAGGGCGTGGCGCTGCCGCCCGACATTCCGCGCGCGGGCCGGCTGGTGTTCTACCCTGGCTCGTCGATCGGCAATTTCGATCCGCCCCATGCGCTGGCCCTGCTCGAACACATGCGTGCACTCATCGACGACGATGGCGGCCTGCTCATCGGCATCGACCTGCCCAAG contains:
- a CDS encoding class I SAM-dependent methyltransferase translates to MAEPLPLPPPVAGTAGYGAHAAPLAEQYERLRFEDVHAQVLHLYPAPPGRVLDVGAGSGRDAAALARRGHEVLAVEPTPELRAEAMRRHADAGVVWLDDHLPALAAVQGLGQRFDLVLLTAVWMHLEPAGRAAALPVLAGLLAPGGVLSLTLRHGPVPAGRRMFDVPPSELVAHGTPLGLRCLHVGRRESLQGHAGVHWSQVVLQRM